The following proteins are encoded in a genomic region of Columba livia isolate bColLiv1 breed racing homer chromosome 17, bColLiv1.pat.W.v2, whole genome shotgun sequence:
- the SMTN gene encoding smoothelin isoform X6 encodes MSQDNLVGMDEGALRKLLEATLDLAERRRIRSAIRELQRQELERDEEALASKRFRPERGSHRQDDKENWPRSRRLEEEQQTALAALSRQLEAITDVEELTKLLRAAGEYEERKLIRAAIRKLRAEEIEAAALAGNVQSSQRDGSECPAVPGDVKSSQRDDAETPALSESRKNSLRDDTELTALAGSRESCGEGSAEPLATAGSGESSQQDDAEQSALAGPEESSYRGAAEQPPAEEPGGSAAHKPDDAVKQEHVSAGMQELCSQEAGDPQKPSTQAVVSRTLVLPELQLPPEPSPEPEDGGKEPERAQLCSLGAAQPTGQHQAAWKEGSPGSPASTQEPGAGQSRRVEQPHLCQPGASSQLGVGLRGQVLGPAGRHGEPPVVAVPTQDIAGTQARLNTHRWEQAPSSPRPAGRTEPSPAGPPRASSVRERAQRFTPTGPGPAPSAAGAGSAGGRAGPGQWQRGPHTAPPGPAQNARAGSGGGAEQRPAPVPAGPRPGASPGLDGMKTYFTIEIKDGRMQPLTPRVVAAPGGQRAEVTLGLRSTPIRITTIPSSGSGVCSISSVSSNVIKMEPEVVEQPQTSRLVVEQPQTSRLVVEQPQTSRLVVEQPQTSRLVVEQPQAPRLVVEQPQAPRLVVEQPQAPRPVVEQPQAPRPEPELPNGMEKVQLRELERRSKLNIEELNRIEDEDVLDKMLDRTTDFEERRLIRNAMRELRQRKRDQREKERDQRLQETRSQAGRAGHATETTTTQSTQSADGSARSSVTKTERLIQSSDGTKTSRTTTMESSYLKRSDSGNSTFVQTKSSYSSSSKKTGSIFDREDESASRQSSLAALERRQAEKKKELMKAQSLPKTSASQARKAMMEKLQKEGGSSPNPAPARSAVQRSSSCVTNANSIKQMLLDWCRAKTRGYEHVDIQNFSSSWSDGMAFCALVHNFFPEAFDYSQLTPQNRRHNFEVAFSSAETLVDCVPLVEVEDMMIMGKKPDPKCVFTYVQSLYNHLRRHELRMQQKQC; translated from the exons CTGGAGGCAACGCTGGACCTGGCTGAGCGGCGCCGCATCCGCTCGGCTATCAGGGAGCTGCAGCGGCAGGAGCTGGAGCGGGACGAGGAGGCGCTGGCATCCAAGCGCTTCCGCCCCGAGCGCGGCAGCCACCGGCAGGACGACAAGGAGAACTGGCCGCG GTCCCGGCGTctggaggaggagcagcagacAGCCCTGGCTGCCTTGTCCCGGCAGCTCGAAGCCATCACCGACGTGGAGGAGCTGACAAAACTG CTGCGGGCGGCAGGTGAGTACGAGGAGCGCAAGCTGATCCGAGCTGCGATACGCAAGCTGCGGGCTGAGGAGATTGAAG ctgcagccctggctgggaACGTGCAGAGCAGCCAGAGGGACGGCAGTGAGTGCCCTGCTGTGCCTGGGGATGTGAAGAGCAGCCAGAGGGATGATGCTGAAACGCCAGCCCTGTCCGAGAGCAGGAAGAACAGCCTGAGGGACGATACAGAGCTGACAGCCCTagctgggagcagggagagctgTGGCGAGGGCAGTGCTGAGCCCCTGGCCACAGCCGGGAGTGGGGAGAGCAGCCAGCAGGATGATGCAGAGCAGTCAGCGCTGGCTGGGCCAGAGGAGAGCAGCTACAGGGGAGCTGCAGAACAACCCCCTGCCGAGGAACCTGGAGGCTCAGCG GCCCACAAGCCAGATGATGCAGTGAAGCAGGAACACGTCTCGGCTGGAATGCAGGAGCTATGCAGCCAGGAGGCGGGAGACCCCCAGAAACCCAGCACCCAGG CTGTGGTCTCCAGGACCCTCGTGCTCCCggagctgcagctgcccccAGAGCCCAGCCCGGAGCCTGAAGATGGTGGCAAGGAGCCAGAGCGGGCCCAGCTGTGTTCCCTGGGTGCTGCCCAGCCCACAGGCCAGCACCAGGCAGCCTGGAAGGAAGGGAGCCcgggcagccctgccagcacccagGAGCCGGGTGCAGGGCAAAGCCGCCGGGTGGAGCAGCCCCACCTGTGCCAGCCTGGTGCCAGCAGTCAG CTTGGTGTTGGGTTGCGTGGCCAGGTGCTGGGGCCGGCTGGGAGGCACGGGGAGCCACCCGTGG TGGCGGTGCCCACCCAGGATATAGCGGGGACCCAGGCTCGCCTGAACACTCACCGGTGGGAGCAAGCACCTTCCTCTCCACGCCCAGCCGGCCGCACAG AGCCGAGCCCCGCCGGGCCGCCGCGGGCATCCTCGGTGCGGGAGCGCGCCCAGCGCTTCACCCCGACGGGTCCGGGACCGGCCCCcagcgcggcgggggcgggcagCGCGGGGGGGCGGGCCGGCCCCGGCCAATGGCAGCGGGGGCCCCACACGGCCCCGCCGGGGCCCGCTCAAAACGCGCGGGCCGGCAGCGGCGGAGGCGCAGAGCAGCGCCCGGCCCCGGTCCCCGCCGGCCCCCGCCCCGGTGCCAGCCCTGGCCTTGACGGCATGAAGACCTACTTCACCATCGAGATCAAGGATGGGCGCATGCAGCCCCTCACGCCCCGCGTCGTGGCCGCCCCCGGCGGCCAGCGGGCAG AGGTGACCCTGGGGCTGCGGAGCACCCCCATCCGCATCACCACCATCCCCAGCAGCGGCAGTGGCGTCTGCAGCATCAGCAGCGTCAGCAGCAATGTCATCAAG ATGGAACCAGAGGTGGTGGAGCAGCCCCAGACGTCGAGACTGGTGGTGGAGCAGCCCCAGACGTCGAGACTGGTGGTGGAGCAGCCCCAGACGTCGAGACTGGTGGTGGAGCAGCCCCAGACGTCGAGACTGGTggtggagcagccccaggcaccGAGACTGGTggtggagcagccccaggcaccGAGACTGGTggtggagcagccccaggcaccAAGACCGGTggtggagcagccccaggcaccGAGACCAGAGCCAGAGCTGCCCAACGGCATGGAAAAGGTCcaactgagggagctggagagAAGGAGCAAGCTGAATATCGAGGAGCTGAACAGGATCGAGGATGAGGATGTTCTGGATAAGATG CTGGATCGGACAACAGACTTCGAGGAGCGGCGACTGATCCGAAATGCCATGCGGGAGCTGCGCCAGCGCAAGCGAG ACCAGCGGGAGAAGGAGCGGGACCAGCGGCTGCAGGAGACAaggagccaggcagggagggccGGCCATGCCACCGAGACCACCACCACGCAGAGCACCCAGTCAGCCGATGGCTCGGCACGCAGCTCCGTCACCAAGACTGAGCGTCTCATCCAGTCTA GTGATGGCACCAAGACCTCCCGTACCACAACCATGGAGTCGAGTTATCTGAAGAGATCAGACA gTGGCAATAGCACATTTGTTCAAACAAAATCATCCTACAGCTCCTCATCCAAGAAGACAGGCAG CATCTTTGACCGTGAAGACGAGAGtgcctccaggcagagcagcctggctgcGCTGGAGCGGCGTCAGgctgagaaaaagaaggagCTGATGAAAGCTCAGAGCCTGCCCAAGACATCGGCCTCGCAGGCTCGCAAGGCCATGatggagaagctgcagaaggAGGGTGGGAG CTCGCCAAACCCCGCGCCAGCACGCAGCGCCGTACAGCGCTCCTCCAGCTGTGTGACCAATGCCAACAGCATCAAGCAGATGTTGCTGGACTGGTGCAGAGCCAAGACCCGAGGCTATGAG CACGTGGACATCCAGAACTTCTCGTCCAGCTGGAGTGATGGTATGGCCTTCTGCGCCTTGGTCCACAATTTCTTCCCCGAGGCGTTTGACTACAGCCAACTGACACCTCAGAACCGCCGCCACAACTTTGAAGTGGCCTTCTCCTCCGCAGA GACGCTGGTGGACTGCGTGCCGTTGGTGGAGGTGGAAGACATGATGATCATGGGGAAGAAGCCAGATCCCAAGTGTGTCTTCACCTACGTGCAGTCCCTCTACAACCACCTGCGTCGCCACGAGTTGCGCATGCAGCAGAAACAGTGCTAG
- the SMTN gene encoding smoothelin isoform X8 has product MSQDNLVGMDEGALRKLLEATLDLAERRRIRSAIRELQRQELERDEEALASKRFRPERGSHRQDDKENWPRSRRLEEEQQTALAALSRQLEAITDVEELTKLLRAAGEYEERKLIRAAIRKLRAEEIEAAALAGNVQSSQRDGSECPAVPGDVKSSQRDDAETPALSESRKNSLRDDTELTALAGSRESCGEGSAEPLATAGSGESSQQDDAEQSALAGPEESSYRGAAEQPPAEEPGGSAAHKPDDAVKQEHVSAGMQELCSQEAGDPQKPSTQAVVSRTLVLPELQLPPEPSPEPEDGGKEPERAQLCSLGAAQPTGQHQAAWKEGSPGSPASTQEPGAGQSRRVEQPHLCQPGASSQLGVGLRGQVLGPAGRHGEPPVVAVPTQDIAGTQARLNTHRWEQAPSSPRPAGRTEVTLGLRSTPIRITTIPSSGSGVCSISSVSSNVIKDPCAHFEGTEEPSSPVAHPPAFSSMRQQSTLHLSRSNSGMEPEVVEQPQTSRLVVEQPQTSRLVVEQPQTSRLVVEQPQTSRLVVEQPQAPRLVVEQPQAPRLVVEQPQAPRPVVEQPQAPRPEPELPNGMEKVQLRELERRSKLNIEELNRIEDEDVLDKMLDRTTDFEERRLIRNAMRELRQRKRDQREKERDQRLQETRSQAGRAGHATETTTTQSTQSADGSARSSVTKTERLIQSSDGTKTSRTTTMESSYLKRSDSGNSTFVQTKSSYSSSSKKTGSIFDREDESASRQSSLAALERRQAEKKKELMKAQSLPKTSASQARKAMMEKLQKEGGSSPNPAPARSAVQRSSSCVTNANSIKQMLLDWCRAKTRGYEHVDIQNFSSSWSDGMAFCALVHNFFPEAFDYSQLTPQNRRHNFEVAFSSAETLVDCVPLVEVEDMMIMGKKPDPKCVFTYVQSLYNHLRRHELRMQQKQC; this is encoded by the exons CTGGAGGCAACGCTGGACCTGGCTGAGCGGCGCCGCATCCGCTCGGCTATCAGGGAGCTGCAGCGGCAGGAGCTGGAGCGGGACGAGGAGGCGCTGGCATCCAAGCGCTTCCGCCCCGAGCGCGGCAGCCACCGGCAGGACGACAAGGAGAACTGGCCGCG GTCCCGGCGTctggaggaggagcagcagacAGCCCTGGCTGCCTTGTCCCGGCAGCTCGAAGCCATCACCGACGTGGAGGAGCTGACAAAACTG CTGCGGGCGGCAGGTGAGTACGAGGAGCGCAAGCTGATCCGAGCTGCGATACGCAAGCTGCGGGCTGAGGAGATTGAAG ctgcagccctggctgggaACGTGCAGAGCAGCCAGAGGGACGGCAGTGAGTGCCCTGCTGTGCCTGGGGATGTGAAGAGCAGCCAGAGGGATGATGCTGAAACGCCAGCCCTGTCCGAGAGCAGGAAGAACAGCCTGAGGGACGATACAGAGCTGACAGCCCTagctgggagcagggagagctgTGGCGAGGGCAGTGCTGAGCCCCTGGCCACAGCCGGGAGTGGGGAGAGCAGCCAGCAGGATGATGCAGAGCAGTCAGCGCTGGCTGGGCCAGAGGAGAGCAGCTACAGGGGAGCTGCAGAACAACCCCCTGCCGAGGAACCTGGAGGCTCAGCG GCCCACAAGCCAGATGATGCAGTGAAGCAGGAACACGTCTCGGCTGGAATGCAGGAGCTATGCAGCCAGGAGGCGGGAGACCCCCAGAAACCCAGCACCCAGG CTGTGGTCTCCAGGACCCTCGTGCTCCCggagctgcagctgcccccAGAGCCCAGCCCGGAGCCTGAAGATGGTGGCAAGGAGCCAGAGCGGGCCCAGCTGTGTTCCCTGGGTGCTGCCCAGCCCACAGGCCAGCACCAGGCAGCCTGGAAGGAAGGGAGCCcgggcagccctgccagcacccagGAGCCGGGTGCAGGGCAAAGCCGCCGGGTGGAGCAGCCCCACCTGTGCCAGCCTGGTGCCAGCAGTCAG CTTGGTGTTGGGTTGCGTGGCCAGGTGCTGGGGCCGGCTGGGAGGCACGGGGAGCCACCCGTGG TGGCGGTGCCCACCCAGGATATAGCGGGGACCCAGGCTCGCCTGAACACTCACCGGTGGGAGCAAGCACCTTCCTCTCCACGCCCAGCCGGCCGCACAG AGGTGACCCTGGGGCTGCGGAGCACCCCCATCCGCATCACCACCATCCCCAGCAGCGGCAGTGGCGTCTGCAGCATCAGCAGCGTCAGCAGCAATGTCATCAAG GACCCTTGCGCCCACTTTGAGGGCACCGAGGAGCCCAGCAGCCCTGTGGCCCATCCGCCTGCTTTCTCCAGCATGCGCCAGCAATCGACCCTGCACCTCTCCAGGAGCAACAGTGGT ATGGAACCAGAGGTGGTGGAGCAGCCCCAGACGTCGAGACTGGTGGTGGAGCAGCCCCAGACGTCGAGACTGGTGGTGGAGCAGCCCCAGACGTCGAGACTGGTGGTGGAGCAGCCCCAGACGTCGAGACTGGTggtggagcagccccaggcaccGAGACTGGTggtggagcagccccaggcaccGAGACTGGTggtggagcagccccaggcaccAAGACCGGTggtggagcagccccaggcaccGAGACCAGAGCCAGAGCTGCCCAACGGCATGGAAAAGGTCcaactgagggagctggagagAAGGAGCAAGCTGAATATCGAGGAGCTGAACAGGATCGAGGATGAGGATGTTCTGGATAAGATG CTGGATCGGACAACAGACTTCGAGGAGCGGCGACTGATCCGAAATGCCATGCGGGAGCTGCGCCAGCGCAAGCGAG ACCAGCGGGAGAAGGAGCGGGACCAGCGGCTGCAGGAGACAaggagccaggcagggagggccGGCCATGCCACCGAGACCACCACCACGCAGAGCACCCAGTCAGCCGATGGCTCGGCACGCAGCTCCGTCACCAAGACTGAGCGTCTCATCCAGTCTA GTGATGGCACCAAGACCTCCCGTACCACAACCATGGAGTCGAGTTATCTGAAGAGATCAGACA gTGGCAATAGCACATTTGTTCAAACAAAATCATCCTACAGCTCCTCATCCAAGAAGACAGGCAG CATCTTTGACCGTGAAGACGAGAGtgcctccaggcagagcagcctggctgcGCTGGAGCGGCGTCAGgctgagaaaaagaaggagCTGATGAAAGCTCAGAGCCTGCCCAAGACATCGGCCTCGCAGGCTCGCAAGGCCATGatggagaagctgcagaaggAGGGTGGGAG CTCGCCAAACCCCGCGCCAGCACGCAGCGCCGTACAGCGCTCCTCCAGCTGTGTGACCAATGCCAACAGCATCAAGCAGATGTTGCTGGACTGGTGCAGAGCCAAGACCCGAGGCTATGAG CACGTGGACATCCAGAACTTCTCGTCCAGCTGGAGTGATGGTATGGCCTTCTGCGCCTTGGTCCACAATTTCTTCCCCGAGGCGTTTGACTACAGCCAACTGACACCTCAGAACCGCCGCCACAACTTTGAAGTGGCCTTCTCCTCCGCAGA GACGCTGGTGGACTGCGTGCCGTTGGTGGAGGTGGAAGACATGATGATCATGGGGAAGAAGCCAGATCCCAAGTGTGTCTTCACCTACGTGCAGTCCCTCTACAACCACCTGCGTCGCCACGAGTTGCGCATGCAGCAGAAACAGTGCTAG
- the SMTN gene encoding smoothelin isoform X9 — protein sequence MSQDNLVGMDEGALRKLLEATLDLAERRRIRSAIRELQRQELERDEEALASKRFRPERGSHRQDDKENWPRSRRLEEEQQTALAALSRQLEAITDVEELTKLLRAAGEYEERKLIRAAIRKLRAEEIEAAALAGNVQSSQRDGSECPAVPGDVKSSQRDDAETPALSESRKNSLRDDTELTALAGSRESCGEGSAEPLATAGSGESSQQDDAEQSALAGPEESSYRGAAEQPPAEEPGGSAAHKPDDAVKQEHVSAGMQELCSQEAGDPQKPSTQAVVSRTLVLPELQLPPEPSPEPEDGGKEPERAQLCSLGAAQPTGQHQAAWKEGSPGSPASTQEPGAGQSRRVEQPHLCQPGASSQLGVGLRGQVLGPAGRHGEPPVVAVPTQDIAGTQARLNTHRWEQAPSSPRPAGRTEVTLGLRSTPIRITTIPSSGSGVCSISSVSSNVIKMEPEVVEQPQTSRLVVEQPQTSRLVVEQPQTSRLVVEQPQTSRLVVEQPQAPRLVVEQPQAPRLVVEQPQAPRPVVEQPQAPRPEPELPNGMEKVQLRELERRSKLNIEELNRIEDEDVLDKMLDRTTDFEERRLIRNAMRELRQRKRDQREKERDQRLQETRSQAGRAGHATETTTTQSTQSADGSARSSVTKTERLIQSSDGTKTSRTTTMESSYLKRSDSGNSTFVQTKSSYSSSSKKTGSIFDREDESASRQSSLAALERRQAEKKKELMKAQSLPKTSASQARKAMMEKLQKEGGSSPNPAPARSAVQRSSSCVTNANSIKQMLLDWCRAKTRGYEHVDIQNFSSSWSDGMAFCALVHNFFPEAFDYSQLTPQNRRHNFEVAFSSAETLVDCVPLVEVEDMMIMGKKPDPKCVFTYVQSLYNHLRRHELRMQQKQC from the exons CTGGAGGCAACGCTGGACCTGGCTGAGCGGCGCCGCATCCGCTCGGCTATCAGGGAGCTGCAGCGGCAGGAGCTGGAGCGGGACGAGGAGGCGCTGGCATCCAAGCGCTTCCGCCCCGAGCGCGGCAGCCACCGGCAGGACGACAAGGAGAACTGGCCGCG GTCCCGGCGTctggaggaggagcagcagacAGCCCTGGCTGCCTTGTCCCGGCAGCTCGAAGCCATCACCGACGTGGAGGAGCTGACAAAACTG CTGCGGGCGGCAGGTGAGTACGAGGAGCGCAAGCTGATCCGAGCTGCGATACGCAAGCTGCGGGCTGAGGAGATTGAAG ctgcagccctggctgggaACGTGCAGAGCAGCCAGAGGGACGGCAGTGAGTGCCCTGCTGTGCCTGGGGATGTGAAGAGCAGCCAGAGGGATGATGCTGAAACGCCAGCCCTGTCCGAGAGCAGGAAGAACAGCCTGAGGGACGATACAGAGCTGACAGCCCTagctgggagcagggagagctgTGGCGAGGGCAGTGCTGAGCCCCTGGCCACAGCCGGGAGTGGGGAGAGCAGCCAGCAGGATGATGCAGAGCAGTCAGCGCTGGCTGGGCCAGAGGAGAGCAGCTACAGGGGAGCTGCAGAACAACCCCCTGCCGAGGAACCTGGAGGCTCAGCG GCCCACAAGCCAGATGATGCAGTGAAGCAGGAACACGTCTCGGCTGGAATGCAGGAGCTATGCAGCCAGGAGGCGGGAGACCCCCAGAAACCCAGCACCCAGG CTGTGGTCTCCAGGACCCTCGTGCTCCCggagctgcagctgcccccAGAGCCCAGCCCGGAGCCTGAAGATGGTGGCAAGGAGCCAGAGCGGGCCCAGCTGTGTTCCCTGGGTGCTGCCCAGCCCACAGGCCAGCACCAGGCAGCCTGGAAGGAAGGGAGCCcgggcagccctgccagcacccagGAGCCGGGTGCAGGGCAAAGCCGCCGGGTGGAGCAGCCCCACCTGTGCCAGCCTGGTGCCAGCAGTCAG CTTGGTGTTGGGTTGCGTGGCCAGGTGCTGGGGCCGGCTGGGAGGCACGGGGAGCCACCCGTGG TGGCGGTGCCCACCCAGGATATAGCGGGGACCCAGGCTCGCCTGAACACTCACCGGTGGGAGCAAGCACCTTCCTCTCCACGCCCAGCCGGCCGCACAG AGGTGACCCTGGGGCTGCGGAGCACCCCCATCCGCATCACCACCATCCCCAGCAGCGGCAGTGGCGTCTGCAGCATCAGCAGCGTCAGCAGCAATGTCATCAAG ATGGAACCAGAGGTGGTGGAGCAGCCCCAGACGTCGAGACTGGTGGTGGAGCAGCCCCAGACGTCGAGACTGGTGGTGGAGCAGCCCCAGACGTCGAGACTGGTGGTGGAGCAGCCCCAGACGTCGAGACTGGTggtggagcagccccaggcaccGAGACTGGTggtggagcagccccaggcaccGAGACTGGTggtggagcagccccaggcaccAAGACCGGTggtggagcagccccaggcaccGAGACCAGAGCCAGAGCTGCCCAACGGCATGGAAAAGGTCcaactgagggagctggagagAAGGAGCAAGCTGAATATCGAGGAGCTGAACAGGATCGAGGATGAGGATGTTCTGGATAAGATG CTGGATCGGACAACAGACTTCGAGGAGCGGCGACTGATCCGAAATGCCATGCGGGAGCTGCGCCAGCGCAAGCGAG ACCAGCGGGAGAAGGAGCGGGACCAGCGGCTGCAGGAGACAaggagccaggcagggagggccGGCCATGCCACCGAGACCACCACCACGCAGAGCACCCAGTCAGCCGATGGCTCGGCACGCAGCTCCGTCACCAAGACTGAGCGTCTCATCCAGTCTA GTGATGGCACCAAGACCTCCCGTACCACAACCATGGAGTCGAGTTATCTGAAGAGATCAGACA gTGGCAATAGCACATTTGTTCAAACAAAATCATCCTACAGCTCCTCATCCAAGAAGACAGGCAG CATCTTTGACCGTGAAGACGAGAGtgcctccaggcagagcagcctggctgcGCTGGAGCGGCGTCAGgctgagaaaaagaaggagCTGATGAAAGCTCAGAGCCTGCCCAAGACATCGGCCTCGCAGGCTCGCAAGGCCATGatggagaagctgcagaaggAGGGTGGGAG CTCGCCAAACCCCGCGCCAGCACGCAGCGCCGTACAGCGCTCCTCCAGCTGTGTGACCAATGCCAACAGCATCAAGCAGATGTTGCTGGACTGGTGCAGAGCCAAGACCCGAGGCTATGAG CACGTGGACATCCAGAACTTCTCGTCCAGCTGGAGTGATGGTATGGCCTTCTGCGCCTTGGTCCACAATTTCTTCCCCGAGGCGTTTGACTACAGCCAACTGACACCTCAGAACCGCCGCCACAACTTTGAAGTGGCCTTCTCCTCCGCAGA GACGCTGGTGGACTGCGTGCCGTTGGTGGAGGTGGAAGACATGATGATCATGGGGAAGAAGCCAGATCCCAAGTGTGTCTTCACCTACGTGCAGTCCCTCTACAACCACCTGCGTCGCCACGAGTTGCGCATGCAGCAGAAACAGTGCTAG